A genome region from Streptomyces xanthophaeus includes the following:
- a CDS encoding lysine N(6)-hydroxylase/L-ornithine N(5)-oxygenase family protein yields the protein MPSSSWENPLPSTAETHDFIGIGVGPFNLGLACLTAPLDEIDGLFIESKPHFEWHAGMFLDGAHLQTPFMSDLVTLADPTSPFSFLNYLKDKDRLYSFYIRENFYPLRAEYNDYCRWAADRLDNVRWSTSVTEVTYDEQAGLYEVHTDKGETHRAPRLVLGTGTPPHVPQSCEGLGGDFLHNSAYMQNKAELQKKKSITLIGSGQSAAEIYYDLLAEIDVHGYQLNWVTRSPRFFPLEYTKLTLEMTSPEYVDYFHALPEDTRYRLETQQKNLFKGIDGDLINAIFDLLYQKKISMPGQVPTTLLTNTSLNSTAYDTTTGTYTLGLRQEEQERDFSLASEGLVLATGYKYTFPEFLNPVRDRLNFDGHGRLDAARNYSIDTTGRGVYLQNGTTHNHSLTSPDLGMAAYRNAYIVGELLGREHYKVEKSIAFQQFAAPEGTL from the coding sequence ATGCCGAGCAGTTCCTGGGAGAATCCCTTGCCCTCCACCGCTGAGACCCACGACTTCATCGGCATCGGCGTCGGTCCGTTCAACCTCGGACTCGCCTGCCTGACCGCCCCGCTCGACGAGATCGACGGTCTCTTCATCGAGTCGAAGCCGCACTTCGAGTGGCACGCAGGGATGTTCCTGGACGGCGCCCACCTGCAGACGCCCTTCATGTCGGACCTGGTCACGCTCGCCGACCCGACCTCGCCCTTCTCCTTCCTGAACTACCTGAAGGACAAGGACCGGCTGTACTCCTTCTACATCCGGGAGAACTTCTACCCGCTGCGGGCCGAGTACAACGACTACTGCCGCTGGGCCGCCGACCGCCTCGACAACGTCCGGTGGTCCACCTCGGTCACCGAGGTCACCTACGACGAGCAGGCCGGGCTGTACGAGGTCCACACGGACAAGGGCGAGACCCACCGGGCCCCCCGCCTGGTCCTGGGCACCGGCACCCCGCCGCACGTCCCGCAGTCCTGCGAGGGCCTGGGCGGCGACTTCCTGCACAACTCCGCCTACATGCAGAACAAGGCGGAGCTGCAGAAGAAGAAGTCGATCACCCTCATCGGCTCCGGCCAGAGCGCGGCCGAGATCTACTACGACCTCCTCGCCGAGATCGACGTCCACGGCTACCAGCTCAACTGGGTCACCCGCTCTCCGCGGTTCTTCCCGCTGGAGTACACCAAGCTGACCCTGGAGATGACCTCCCCCGAGTACGTGGACTACTTCCACGCGCTCCCCGAGGACACCCGGTACCGGCTGGAGACCCAGCAGAAGAACCTCTTCAAGGGCATCGACGGCGACCTGATCAACGCCATCTTCGACCTGCTCTACCAGAAGAAGATCAGCATGCCGGGCCAGGTCCCGACCACCCTGCTGACCAACACCTCCCTGAACAGCACCGCGTACGACACCACCACGGGCACGTACACGCTGGGGCTGCGCCAGGAGGAGCAGGAGCGGGACTTCTCCCTCGCCTCCGAGGGCCTGGTGCTGGCCACCGGCTACAAGTACACGTTCCCGGAGTTCCTGAACCCGGTGCGCGACCGGCTGAACTTCGACGGGCACGGCCGTCTCGACGCCGCCCGCAACTACAGCATCGACACCACGGGCCGCGGGGTCTACCTGCAGAACGGCACCACCCACAACCACTCCCTCACCTCGCCCGACCTGGGCATGGCGGCGTACCGGAACGCGTACATCGTCGGTGAGCTCCTCGGCCGCGAGCACTACAAGGTCGAGAAGTCCATCGCGTTCCAGCAGTTCGCCGCCCCGGAAGGCACCCTGTGA
- a CDS encoding pyridoxal phosphate-dependent decarboxylase family protein, translating to MRSHLLNETTADLYRRSVTEGVDRVAAKLATTQRPHTGISVDELAPVIDGIDLDKPLEDAAAVLDELEDVYLRDAVYFHHPRYLGHLNCPVVIPAVLGEAILSAVNSSLDTWDQSIGGTLIERRLIDWTTRRIGLGPAADGIFTSGGSQSNFHALLLARDEACRLVMKKALDEGRELTKAELLPKLRIFTSEASHFSVQKSAAMLGLGYEAVISVPVDRNRRMDTAVLALELEECASEGLFPMAVVATAGTTDFGSIDPLPEIARLAGEHSAWMHVDAAYGCGLLASPTRRHLLDGIEHADSVTVDYHKSFFQPVSSSAMLVRDRDTLKHATYHADYLNPRRMAEERIPNQVDKSIQTTRRFDALKLWVTLRVMGADGIGSLFDEVIDLAAAGWDIIDADPRFEVVVKPQISTLVFRYVPQGEDVRGDLVDEANLHARKALFASGEAVVAGTKVDGKQYLKFTLLNPQTTTADIAAVLDLLAAHAEQFLGESLALHR from the coding sequence ATGCGTTCGCATCTGCTGAACGAGACGACCGCGGACCTCTACCGGCGCTCCGTCACCGAGGGCGTCGACCGCGTCGCCGCCAAACTCGCGACCACGCAGCGGCCCCACACCGGTATATCCGTCGACGAACTCGCCCCGGTCATCGACGGGATCGACCTGGACAAGCCGCTGGAAGACGCGGCCGCCGTCCTGGACGAGCTGGAGGACGTCTACCTGCGCGACGCGGTGTACTTCCACCACCCGCGCTACCTGGGTCACCTCAACTGCCCGGTCGTCATCCCCGCCGTGCTCGGCGAGGCGATCCTCTCGGCCGTCAACTCCTCGCTGGACACCTGGGACCAGTCCATCGGCGGCACGCTCATCGAGCGCCGCCTCATCGACTGGACCACCCGGCGCATCGGCCTCGGCCCCGCCGCGGACGGCATCTTCACCTCCGGCGGCAGCCAGTCCAACTTCCACGCGCTGCTCCTGGCCCGTGACGAGGCCTGCCGCCTCGTCATGAAGAAGGCCCTCGACGAGGGACGCGAGCTCACCAAGGCCGAACTCCTGCCGAAGCTGCGCATCTTCACCTCCGAGGCCAGCCACTTCAGCGTCCAGAAGTCGGCCGCCATGCTCGGACTCGGCTACGAGGCCGTCATCTCCGTCCCGGTCGACCGCAACCGCCGGATGGACACCGCGGTGCTCGCCCTGGAACTGGAGGAGTGCGCCTCCGAAGGCCTCTTCCCGATGGCCGTCGTCGCCACCGCCGGCACCACCGACTTCGGGTCCATCGACCCGCTCCCCGAGATCGCCCGCCTGGCCGGTGAGCACTCCGCGTGGATGCACGTGGACGCCGCCTACGGCTGCGGACTGCTGGCGTCCCCGACCCGCCGTCACCTCCTCGACGGCATCGAGCACGCCGACTCGGTCACGGTCGACTACCACAAGTCGTTCTTCCAGCCGGTCAGCTCCAGCGCCATGCTGGTGCGCGACCGCGACACCCTCAAGCACGCCACGTACCACGCGGACTACCTCAACCCGCGCCGCATGGCCGAGGAGCGCATCCCCAACCAGGTCGACAAGTCCATCCAGACCACGCGCCGGTTCGACGCGCTCAAGCTCTGGGTGACCCTGCGCGTCATGGGTGCCGACGGCATCGGCTCGCTCTTCGACGAGGTCATCGACCTGGCCGCGGCCGGCTGGGACATCATCGACGCCGACCCGCGCTTCGAGGTCGTCGTCAAGCCGCAGATCTCCACCCTCGTCTTCCGCTACGTCCCGCAGGGCGAGGACGTCCGCGGCGACCTGGTCGACGAGGCCAACCTGCACGCCCGCAAGGCCCTGTTCGCCTCCGGTGAGGCCGTCGTCGCCGGCACCAAGGTGGACGGGAAGCAGTACCTGAAGTTCACCCTCCTCAACCCGCAGACCACGACGGCCGACATCGCTGCCGTCCTCGACCTTCTCGCCGCACATGCCGAGCAGTTCCTGGGAGAATCCCTTGCCCTCCACCGCTGA
- a CDS encoding siderophore-interacting protein, whose protein sequence is MTATASDAPAVAHFRFFELEVLRTRRLGHSFLRVTFGGEALAGFRSGGFDQSLSLFLPAAGQEHTVLPSTDEDTWFTAWRGMPDEERPVMRSYTVREQRHTPEGADEVDIDFVLHGDTGPASRWAGQAVAGRRILAIGPAVAENKSVRFQPPADTDVIWMYADETALPAAAAILDRLPAGTRVRAWFEVPHEDDRIDLRAPADADITWIVRESDGRERTEQVLSALRATGPAADGPAAVAPYAWLAGEAGTIRAVRRHFVQERSVDRRAVRFTGYWRLGASEEQLLAEAYAGKAPSEDPASEL, encoded by the coding sequence ATGACCGCCACCGCATCCGACGCCCCGGCCGTCGCGCACTTCCGCTTCTTCGAGCTCGAAGTGCTCCGCACGCGCCGCCTGGGCCACTCGTTCCTGCGGGTCACGTTCGGCGGGGAGGCCCTCGCGGGCTTCCGCTCGGGCGGCTTCGACCAGAGCCTGTCGCTCTTCCTGCCCGCGGCCGGCCAGGAGCACACGGTGCTCCCGTCCACGGACGAGGACACCTGGTTCACCGCCTGGCGCGGGATGCCGGACGAGGAGCGGCCGGTGATGCGCTCCTACACCGTGCGCGAGCAGCGCCATACGCCCGAGGGGGCGGACGAGGTCGACATCGACTTCGTCCTCCACGGGGACACCGGCCCGGCGTCCCGCTGGGCCGGGCAGGCCGTGGCCGGCCGCCGGATCCTGGCGATCGGTCCGGCCGTCGCGGAGAACAAGTCCGTACGCTTCCAGCCGCCCGCCGACACCGACGTGATCTGGATGTACGCGGACGAGACCGCCCTGCCGGCCGCGGCCGCGATCCTGGACCGGCTGCCGGCCGGGACCCGGGTCAGGGCCTGGTTCGAGGTCCCGCACGAGGACGACCGGATCGACCTCCGGGCTCCCGCCGACGCGGACATCACCTGGATCGTGCGCGAGAGCGACGGCCGGGAGCGGACGGAGCAGGTGCTGAGCGCGCTGCGCGCGACCGGACCCGCCGCTGACGGGCCCGCAGCCGTCGCCCCGTACGCCTGGCTGGCGGGCGAGGCGGGCACGATCCGCGCGGTCCGCCGGCACTTCGTGCAGGAACGATCCGTCGACCGCCGCGCCGTGCGTTTCACCGGCTACTGGCGGCTCGGCGCGAGCGAGGAGCAGCTCCTCGCCGAGGCGTACGCGGGCAAGGCTCCGAGCGAGGACCCGGCGTCCGAGCTGTAG
- a CDS encoding ABC transporter substrate-binding protein, with protein MPKSRTSSFTRRGFVAAGGALGLVAVLAACGGTDSAKGDGGKDNGAAASGSWTFKDDLGKDVTTKAKPKNIVAFTGTAAALYDYGVPVKGVFGPTKTADGKADVQAGSLDISKVEILGNVYDEFNVEKYAALQPDLLVTNSWDGTYWYLPEASKDKILALAPAAAVKVGGDVTLDKALERTADLAKSLGADLNSKKTVDSKARFEAATAKVREATKANPGVKVLVGSGADALFYASTPDTAADLKYFKQLGVEFVTPEKLDEGGFFESLSWENAGKYKADVILLDNRTGTLQPEQLKAKPTWNELPAVKAGQVVPRVTEPIFSYDKCAQILEDLAKSIQNAKKVS; from the coding sequence ATGCCCAAGTCCCGAACCTCCTCCTTCACCCGTCGCGGCTTCGTCGCGGCCGGTGGCGCCCTCGGCCTCGTAGCGGTCCTCGCCGCGTGCGGTGGCACCGACTCGGCGAAGGGTGACGGCGGCAAGGACAACGGCGCCGCGGCTTCCGGCTCCTGGACCTTCAAGGACGACCTCGGCAAGGACGTCACCACCAAGGCCAAGCCGAAGAACATCGTCGCCTTCACCGGCACCGCCGCCGCGCTCTACGACTACGGCGTCCCGGTCAAGGGCGTGTTCGGCCCGACCAAGACCGCCGACGGCAAGGCCGACGTCCAGGCCGGCTCGCTGGACATCTCCAAGGTCGAGATCCTCGGCAACGTCTACGACGAGTTCAACGTCGAGAAGTACGCGGCCCTGCAGCCCGACCTGCTGGTCACCAACAGCTGGGACGGCACCTACTGGTACCTGCCCGAGGCCTCCAAGGACAAGATCCTCGCGCTCGCCCCGGCCGCCGCGGTCAAGGTGGGCGGCGACGTCACCCTCGACAAGGCGCTGGAGCGCACCGCGGACCTCGCCAAGTCCCTCGGCGCGGACCTGAACTCCAAGAAGACCGTGGACTCCAAGGCCCGCTTCGAGGCCGCCACCGCGAAGGTGCGCGAGGCCACCAAGGCCAACCCGGGCGTCAAGGTGCTCGTGGGCTCCGGTGCCGACGCCCTGTTCTACGCGTCCACCCCGGACACCGCGGCCGACCTGAAGTACTTCAAGCAGCTCGGCGTCGAGTTCGTCACCCCCGAGAAGCTGGACGAGGGCGGCTTCTTCGAGAGCCTCAGCTGGGAGAACGCCGGCAAGTACAAGGCCGACGTCATCCTGCTCGACAACCGCACCGGCACCCTGCAGCCCGAGCAGCTGAAGGCCAAGCCGACCTGGAACGAGCTGCCCGCCGTCAAGGCCGGTCAGGTCGTCCCGCGTGTGACCGAGCCGATCTTCTCGTACGACAAGTGCGCGCAGATCCTGGAAGACCTCGCGAAGTCCATCCAGAACGCCAAGAAGGTCAGCTGA
- a CDS encoding acyl-CoA dehydrogenase family protein yields the protein MSLDHRLTPEHEELRRTVEAFAHDVVAPKIGDLYERHEFPYEIVAEMGRMGLFGLPFPEEYGGMGGDYLALGIALEELARVDSSVAITLEAGVSLGAMPIYLFGSEEQKQQWLPKMCSGEILGAFGLTEPGAGSDAGGTRTTAVKDGDEWVINGSKCFITNSGTDITGLVTVTAVTGRKADGRPEISSIIVPSGTPGFTVAAPYSKVGWNSSDTRELSFDGVRVPLANLVGQEGRGYAQFLRILDEGRIAISALATGLAQGCVDESVKYAKERHAFGKAIGDNQAIQFKLADMEMRAHMARIGWRDAASRLVAGEPFKKEAAIAKLYSSTVAVDNAREATQIHGGYGFMNEYPVARMWRDSKILEIGEGTSEVQRMLIARELGFAG from the coding sequence ATGTCCCTCGACCACCGGCTCACCCCTGAGCACGAGGAACTCCGCCGCACCGTCGAGGCGTTCGCGCACGACGTGGTCGCGCCGAAGATCGGCGACCTGTACGAGCGGCACGAGTTCCCGTACGAGATCGTCGCCGAGATGGGCCGCATGGGCCTGTTCGGCCTGCCCTTCCCGGAGGAGTACGGCGGCATGGGCGGGGACTACCTCGCCCTCGGTATCGCCCTGGAGGAGCTGGCCCGCGTCGACTCCTCGGTCGCGATCACCCTGGAGGCCGGCGTCTCCCTCGGCGCCATGCCGATCTACCTCTTCGGCTCCGAGGAGCAGAAGCAGCAGTGGCTGCCGAAGATGTGCTCCGGCGAGATCCTCGGCGCGTTCGGCCTGACGGAGCCCGGTGCGGGCTCCGACGCGGGCGGCACCCGCACCACCGCCGTCAAGGACGGCGACGAGTGGGTCATCAACGGCTCGAAGTGCTTCATCACCAACTCCGGTACGGACATCACCGGTCTGGTCACCGTCACCGCCGTGACGGGCCGCAAGGCGGACGGCCGCCCGGAGATCTCCTCGATCATCGTCCCGTCCGGCACCCCGGGCTTCACGGTGGCCGCGCCGTACTCCAAGGTGGGCTGGAACTCCTCGGACACCCGTGAGCTGTCCTTCGACGGCGTACGGGTCCCCCTGGCCAACCTGGTGGGCCAGGAGGGCCGCGGCTACGCGCAGTTCCTGCGGATCCTCGACGAGGGCCGGATCGCCATCTCCGCGCTCGCGACCGGTCTCGCGCAGGGCTGTGTGGACGAGTCGGTGAAGTACGCCAAGGAGCGGCACGCCTTCGGCAAGGCGATCGGCGACAACCAGGCCATCCAGTTCAAGCTGGCCGACATGGAGATGCGCGCGCACATGGCCCGCATCGGGTGGCGTGACGCGGCGTCGCGGCTGGTGGCCGGGGAGCCGTTCAAGAAGGAGGCGGCGATCGCGAAGCTGTACTCCTCGACGGTCGCCGTCGACAACGCGCGCGAGGCGACGCAGATCCACGGCGGCTACGGCTTCATGAACGAGTACCCGGTGGCCCGCATGTGGCGGGACTCCAAGATCCTGGAGATCGGCGAGGGCACGAGCGAGGTGCAGCGCATGCTGATCGCGCGCGAGCTGGGCTTCGCCGGCTGA
- a CDS encoding hydroxymethylglutaryl-CoA lyase codes for MTVPAPGLPARVRIHEVGARDGLQNEKSAVPTEVKAEFIHRLAAAGLTTIEATSFVHPKWVPQLADAEQLFPQLAGIDAHLPVLVPNERGLDRALALGATRIAVFGSATETFASRNLNRTVAESLAMFEPVVARAKEGDAHVRGYLSMCFGDPWEGPVPVHQVVSVAKALLDLGCDELSLGDTIGVATPGHVQALLAALNEAGVTTDRIGVHFHDTYGQALSNTLAALQHGVTTVDASAGGLGGCPYAKSATGNLATEDLVWMLDGLGIETGVDLAALTATSVWMAEQLGRPSPSRTVRALSHKE; via the coding sequence ATGACCGTCCCGGCCCCCGGCCTCCCGGCCCGGGTCCGGATCCACGAGGTCGGCGCGCGTGACGGGCTGCAGAACGAGAAGAGCGCCGTACCCACCGAGGTGAAGGCGGAGTTCATCCACCGCCTGGCCGCGGCCGGGCTGACGACCATCGAGGCCACCAGCTTCGTGCACCCCAAGTGGGTGCCCCAACTGGCCGACGCGGAGCAGCTGTTCCCGCAGCTCGCCGGCATCGACGCGCATCTGCCCGTCCTCGTCCCCAACGAGCGCGGCCTCGACCGCGCGCTCGCCCTCGGGGCCACCCGTATCGCGGTGTTCGGCTCGGCCACCGAGACCTTCGCGTCCCGCAACCTCAACCGCACCGTCGCCGAGTCCCTCGCCATGTTCGAGCCCGTCGTGGCCCGGGCCAAGGAGGGCGACGCGCACGTCCGCGGCTATCTCTCGATGTGCTTCGGCGACCCCTGGGAGGGCCCGGTCCCGGTGCACCAGGTCGTCTCCGTCGCCAAGGCCCTGCTGGACCTCGGCTGTGACGAGCTGAGCCTCGGCGACACGATCGGCGTGGCCACCCCGGGCCATGTCCAGGCCCTGCTCGCCGCGCTGAACGAGGCCGGAGTCACGACCGACCGGATCGGCGTGCACTTCCACGACACCTACGGCCAGGCCCTGTCCAACACCCTCGCCGCGCTCCAGCACGGCGTGACCACCGTCGACGCCTCCGCGGGCGGCCTCGGCGGATGCCCGTACGCGAAGAGCGCCACCGGCAACCTCGCGACCGAGGACCTGGTGTGGATGCTCGACGGCCTCGGCATCGAAACCGGGGTCGATCTGGCCGCCCTCACCGCCACGAGCGTGTGGATGGCCGAACAGCTGGGACGCCCCAGCCCCTCCCGTACCGTCCGCGCCCTCTCCCACAAGGAGTAG
- a CDS encoding acetyl-CoA carboxylase biotin carboxylase subunit — protein sequence MFSTVLVANRGEIAVRVIRTLRQLGIRSVAVFSDADADARHVREADTAVRIGPAAAAESYLSVERLLDAAKRTGAEAVHPGYGFLAENAAFAQACADAGLAFIGPPASAINLMGDKIRAKETVKAAGVPVVPGSSGSGLTDAELVSAAAEIGMPVLLKPSAGGGGKGMRLVRDEAVLAEEIAAARREARSSFGDDTLLVERWVDRPRHIEIQVLADAHGNVVHLGERECSLQRRHQKVIEEAPSVLLDEKTRAAMGAAAVDAARSCGYVGAGTVEFIVPGGDPSSYYFMEMNTRLQVEHPVTELITGLDLVEQQLRVAAGTPLGFTQSEVTLTGHAIEARVCAEDPARGFLPSGGTVLALSEPSGGAVRTDSGLTAGVPVGSTYDPMLSKVIVHGPDRPTALRMLRAALADTVILGVQTNAGFLRRLLAHPDVVSGDLDTGLVERDLPSLLPEGVPDEVYATAALLAQPPAKPQQEGWVDPFDAASGWRLGGTPAWTVHHFRLPGQDPVEVRTRPSGSDTEFALPASPAIEAWGPGQSPGAPTRGRIISRTTDTVTVELDGVTHRFSHATSPEGTWLGRDADSWHVQHHDPVSAQGAASAGADTLAAPMPGTVTVVKVAVGDKVAAGQSLLVVEAMKMEHVISAPHAGTVTELDVTPGSTVAMDQILAVVTPDEDEEGAA from the coding sequence ATGTTCAGCACTGTTCTGGTGGCGAACCGGGGCGAGATCGCGGTCCGGGTCATCCGCACCCTGCGGCAGCTCGGCATCCGCTCCGTGGCCGTCTTCAGCGACGCCGACGCGGACGCCCGCCATGTCCGGGAGGCCGACACGGCCGTCCGGATCGGCCCGGCCGCGGCCGCCGAGAGCTACCTGTCGGTGGAGCGGCTGCTGGATGCCGCGAAGCGGACGGGCGCCGAGGCCGTCCACCCCGGCTACGGCTTCCTCGCCGAGAACGCGGCCTTCGCGCAGGCCTGCGCCGACGCCGGCCTCGCCTTCATCGGGCCGCCGGCGAGCGCCATCAACCTGATGGGCGACAAGATCCGCGCCAAGGAGACCGTGAAGGCGGCGGGCGTGCCCGTGGTCCCCGGCTCCTCGGGCAGCGGCCTGACCGATGCCGAACTGGTCTCCGCCGCGGCGGAGATCGGCATGCCGGTGCTGCTCAAGCCCTCGGCGGGCGGCGGCGGCAAGGGCATGCGGCTGGTACGCGACGAGGCGGTGCTGGCCGAGGAGATCGCGGCGGCCCGCCGCGAGGCGCGGTCGTCCTTCGGCGACGACACCCTGCTGGTCGAGCGGTGGGTGGACCGGCCGCGGCACATCGAGATCCAGGTGCTGGCGGACGCCCACGGGAACGTGGTGCACCTGGGCGAGCGCGAGTGCTCGCTGCAGCGCCGGCACCAGAAGGTGATCGAGGAGGCCCCCTCGGTCCTGCTCGACGAGAAGACCCGTGCGGCGATGGGCGCGGCGGCGGTCGACGCGGCCCGCTCCTGCGGGTACGTCGGCGCGGGCACGGTGGAGTTCATCGTGCCGGGCGGCGACCCCTCCTCGTACTACTTCATGGAGATGAACACCCGCCTCCAGGTCGAGCACCCGGTGACGGAGCTGATCACCGGGCTGGACCTGGTGGAGCAGCAGCTGCGCGTCGCCGCGGGCACGCCCCTCGGCTTCACGCAGTCCGAGGTGACGCTGACGGGGCACGCCATCGAGGCCCGCGTCTGCGCGGAGGACCCGGCGCGCGGGTTCCTGCCGTCCGGCGGCACCGTGCTGGCCCTGTCCGAGCCCTCGGGCGGTGCGGTGCGCACCGACTCCGGGCTGACCGCGGGCGTGCCGGTGGGCTCCACGTACGACCCGATGTTGTCGAAGGTCATCGTCCACGGCCCGGACCGCCCGACGGCCCTGCGGATGCTGCGGGCGGCACTGGCGGACACGGTGATCCTGGGCGTCCAGACCAACGCCGGGTTCCTCCGGAGGCTGCTGGCCCACCCGGACGTGGTCTCGGGCGACCTGGACACCGGGCTGGTGGAGCGGGACCTGCCGTCGCTCCTCCCGGAGGGGGTGCCGGACGAGGTGTACGCCACGGCAGCCCTGCTGGCGCAGCCCCCGGCGAAGCCGCAGCAGGAGGGATGGGTCGACCCCTTCGACGCCGCCAGCGGCTGGCGCCTGGGCGGCACCCCCGCCTGGACGGTGCACCACTTCCGCCTGCCCGGCCAGGACCCGGTGGAGGTCCGTACCCGGCCTTCCGGCTCCGACACCGAGTTCGCCCTTCCAGCCTCGCCGGCGATCGAGGCGTGGGGTCCGGGGCAGAGCCCCGGCGCACCGACCCGCGGCCGCATCATCAGCCGCACCACCGACACCGTCACCGTCGAACTCGACGGCGTCACGCACCGGTTCAGCCACGCCACCTCCCCGGAGGGGACCTGGCTCGGCCGCGACGCCGACTCCTGGCACGTCCAGCACCACGACCCCGTATCCGCTCAAGGCGCGGCAAGCGCAGGGGCCGACACCCTCGCCGCCCCCATGCCCGGCACCGTCACCGTCGTCAAGGTGGCCGTCGGTGACAAGGTCGCGGCCGGGCAGAGCCTGCTCGTCGTCGAGGCCATGAAGATGGAGCACGTCATCTCCGCCCCGCACGCCGGCACCGTCACCGAGCTGGACGTGACGCCCGGGAGCACGGTCGCCATGGACCAGATCCTGGCCGTGGTCACCCCCGACGAGGACGAGGAGGGGGCCGCGTGA
- a CDS encoding carboxyl transferase domain-containing protein: MQQAPVLTSAADPASEAWRTNEAAHRELTEGLRARLDAARLGGGEKARARHTARGKLLPRDRVDTLLDPGSPFLELAPLAAEGMYGGAAPAAGVIAGIGRVSGRECVIVANDATVKGGTYYPMTVKKHLRAQEVALENRLPCLYLVDSGGAFLPMQDEVFPDREHFGRIFYNQARMSGAGIPQIAAVLGSCTAGGAYVPAMSDEAVIVRNQGTIFLGGPPLVKAATGEVVTAEELGGGEVHSRISGVTDHLAEDDAHALRIVRNIVATLPERGALPWSVEAPEEPKVDPYGLYGAVPVDSRTPYDAREIIARIVDGSRFQEFKSEFGQTLVTGFARIHGHPVGIIANNGILFAESAQKGAHFIELCDQRGIPLLFLQNISGFMVGKDYEAGGIAKHGAKMVTAVACTRVPKLTVVVGGSYGAGNYSMCGRAYSPRFLWMWPNAKISVMGGEQAASVLATVKRDQIEGAGQEWPAEDEEAFKAPVRAQYEEQGNAYYATARLWDDGVIDPMETRQVLGLALTACANAPLGDSGFGIFRM, from the coding sequence ATGCAGCAGGCACCAGTGCTGACGAGCGCCGCGGACCCGGCGTCCGAGGCCTGGCGGACCAACGAGGCCGCCCACCGCGAGCTGACCGAGGGCCTCCGCGCCCGGCTCGACGCGGCCCGGCTCGGCGGCGGCGAGAAGGCCCGCGCCCGCCACACCGCCCGCGGGAAGCTCCTCCCGCGCGACCGCGTGGACACCCTCCTCGACCCGGGGTCACCCTTCCTGGAGCTGGCCCCGCTGGCCGCCGAGGGCATGTACGGGGGCGCGGCCCCCGCCGCCGGGGTCATCGCCGGCATCGGCCGGGTCAGCGGCCGCGAGTGCGTGATCGTCGCGAACGACGCCACCGTCAAGGGCGGCACGTACTACCCGATGACCGTCAAGAAGCACCTGCGCGCCCAGGAGGTGGCCCTGGAGAACCGTCTCCCCTGCCTCTACCTGGTCGACTCCGGCGGCGCCTTCCTCCCCATGCAGGACGAGGTCTTCCCCGACCGGGAGCACTTCGGCCGCATCTTCTACAACCAGGCCCGCATGTCCGGGGCCGGCATCCCGCAGATCGCCGCCGTCCTCGGCTCGTGCACGGCCGGCGGGGCGTACGTGCCGGCCATGAGTGACGAGGCCGTCATCGTCCGCAACCAGGGCACGATCTTCCTCGGCGGCCCGCCGCTGGTGAAGGCCGCCACCGGTGAGGTGGTCACGGCCGAGGAGCTCGGCGGCGGTGAGGTCCACTCCCGGATCTCCGGCGTGACCGACCACCTCGCGGAGGACGACGCGCACGCGCTGCGGATCGTACGGAACATCGTGGCGACCCTGCCCGAGCGCGGGGCCCTGCCCTGGTCGGTCGAGGCTCCGGAAGAGCCCAAGGTCGACCCGTACGGGCTGTACGGCGCGGTCCCGGTCGACTCGCGCACCCCGTACGACGCCCGCGAGATCATCGCCCGCATCGTGGACGGCTCCCGCTTCCAGGAGTTCAAGTCCGAGTTCGGCCAGACGCTGGTCACCGGCTTCGCCCGGATCCACGGACACCCGGTCGGCATCATCGCCAACAACGGCATTCTGTTCGCCGAGTCCGCGCAGAAGGGCGCGCACTTCATCGAGCTGTGCGACCAGCGCGGCATCCCGCTCCTCTTCCTCCAGAACATCTCCGGCTTCATGGTCGGCAAGGACTACGAGGCCGGCGGCATCGCCAAGCACGGCGCCAAGATGGTGACGGCGGTGGCCTGCACCCGGGTGCCGAAGCTGACGGTGGTGGTCGGCGGCTCGTACGGCGCCGGCAACTACTCGATGTGCGGCCGGGCGTACTCGCCCCGCTTCCTGTGGATGTGGCCCAACGCCAAGATCTCGGTCATGGGCGGGGAGCAGGCGGCCTCGGTGCTCGCGACGGTCAAGCGCGACCAGATCGAGGGCGCGGGCCAGGAATGGCCCGCCGAGGACGAGGAGGCCTTCAAGGCCCCGGTCCGCGCGCAGTACGAGGAGCAGGGCAACGCCTACTACGCCACCGCGCGGCTGTGGGACGACGGGGTCATCGACCCGATGGAAACCCGGCAGGTGCTGGGACTGGCCCTGACCGCGTGCGCGAACGCCCCGCTGGGCGACTCGGGCTTCGGCATCTTCCGTATGTGA